A single Arcobacter sp. FWKO B DNA region contains:
- the fbaA gene encoding class II fructose-bisphosphate aldolase codes for MGVCDFLSAGVLSGDETKKLFDYAKENNFAIPAVNIVNTDSINSVLEAAKNVNSPVIIQFSNGGAAYFAGKGLDSKTGAVLGAISGAKHIHLVAKAYGVPVVLHTDHAAKKLLPWIDALIDASTVHFQETGKPLFSSHMLDLSEEPLEENIEICKEYLKKMSAIGQLLEIELGITGGEEDGVDNTSVDNALLYTQPSEVAYAYEELSKISQNFTIAASFGNVHGVYKPGNVKLEPKILDNSQKFINEKFGLNDAKPVNFVFHGGSGSSPEEIKEAISYGVIKMNIDTDTQWAFWDGVRGYEAKYKEYLQGQIGNPEGEDKPNKKYYDPRIWLREGQKTMIARLEGAFSDLNCIGKC; via the coding sequence ATGGGAGTATGTGATTTTTTGAGTGCTGGTGTTTTAAGTGGTGATGAAACAAAAAAACTATTTGACTATGCAAAAGAAAATAACTTTGCAATTCCAGCAGTTAATATAGTAAATACAGATTCAATTAATAGTGTTCTTGAAGCTGCAAAAAATGTAAATTCTCCTGTTATTATACAATTTAGTAACGGTGGTGCAGCTTATTTTGCTGGTAAAGGTCTTGATAGCAAAACTGGTGCAGTTTTAGGAGCGATTAGTGGTGCAAAGCATATACATTTAGTAGCAAAAGCTTATGGTGTACCTGTTGTACTTCATACTGACCATGCTGCAAAAAAACTTTTACCATGGATAGATGCTTTAATTGATGCAAGTACTGTACACTTTCAAGAAACTGGAAAACCTCTTTTTAGCTCACATATGCTTGATCTTAGCGAAGAGCCTTTAGAAGAAAATATAGAAATTTGTAAAGAATATTTGAAAAAAATGTCAGCAATTGGGCAACTACTTGAGATTGAACTAGGTATTACTGGTGGAGAAGAAGATGGGGTTGATAACACAAGCGTTGATAATGCACTACTTTATACACAACCAAGTGAAGTAGCTTACGCATATGAAGAACTTAGTAAAATAAGCCAAAACTTCACAATAGCAGCATCTTTTGGTAATGTTCATGGTGTTTATAAACCTGGGAATGTTAAACTTGAGCCTAAAATTCTTGATAATTCACAAAAATTTATTAATGAGAAATTTGGTTTAAACGATGCAAAACCTGTTAATTTTGTATTTCACGGGGGAAGTGGAAGTTCTCCAGAAGAGATCAAAGAAGCTATAAGCTATGGTGTAATCAAAATGAATATAGATACTGATACACAATGGGCATTTTGGGATGGTGTAAGAGGCTATGAAGCAAAATACAAAGAGTATCTACAAGGACAAATCGGTAACCCAGAAGGTGAAGATAAACCAAACAAAAAATATTATGACCCAAGAATATGGCTTAGAGAAGGGCAAAAAACTATGATCGCAAGACTTGAAGGTGCATTTAGTGATTTGAATTGTATAGGTAAGTGTTAG
- a CDS encoding peptidylprolyl isomerase, which translates to MKTKFLSSLCVLALSYNIATANVFATVDGESINADDIAMVIRNPQVDFSSLPKETQTAVINQAVEKKLLSKEAIKSGIKSNPQYIEAMKKIEQDLALEIWMQEKFSKITVSEAEILTFHKNNPDQFVVPTELKASHILVKTKDEASQIIKELNSAKDKKAKFAELAKSKSLDPNGQDGGDLGWFFANQMVPEFSKAASSLKAGEISKEPVQTQFGFHVIYLENLKPSKTLTLNEVKEDVKQLLVEEKFRNEIKQLADNLRKKAKIEIK; encoded by the coding sequence ATGAAAACTAAGTTCTTAAGTTCCCTGTGTGTTTTGGCACTAAGCTATAATATTGCAACAGCAAATGTTTTTGCAACTGTTGATGGTGAAAGCATAAATGCAGATGATATTGCAATGGTTATTAGAAACCCACAAGTTGATTTTTCTTCTTTACCTAAAGAGACTCAAACAGCTGTAATCAACCAAGCTGTAGAAAAAAAACTATTATCAAAAGAAGCAATTAAAAGTGGTATTAAATCAAATCCACAATATATTGAAGCAATGAAAAAAATAGAGCAAGATTTAGCTTTAGAAATTTGGATGCAAGAAAAATTTTCAAAAATTACTGTAAGTGAAGCAGAAATATTAACTTTCCACAAAAACAACCCTGATCAATTTGTTGTACCAACAGAATTAAAAGCTAGCCATATACTAGTAAAAACTAAAGATGAAGCTTCTCAAATAATCAAAGAATTAAATAGTGCAAAAGATAAAAAAGCTAAATTTGCTGAACTTGCAAAATCAAAATCACTTGATCCTAATGGGCAAGATGGTGGTGATTTAGGATGGTTTTTTGCTAACCAAATGGTACCAGAATTTTCAAAAGCTGCTAGTAGTCTAAAAGCAGGAGAAATTTCAAAAGAACCAGTTCAAACTCAATTTGGATTTCATGTTATCTATCTTGAAAATTTAAAACCTTCAAAAACACTAACTTTAAATGAAGTAAAAGAAGATGTAAAACAACTTTTAGTTGAAGAAAAATTTAGAAATGAAATCAAACAACTAGCTGATAATCTTAGAAAAAAAGCTAAAATAGAAATTAAATAA
- the hsrA gene encoding homeostatic response regulator transcription factor HsrA produces MRILIVEDEITLNRTLQEGLQDFGYQVDTAENFKDAEYFIEIRNYDLILTDWMLPDGDGIDLAKSVKTKSARTSVVVLSARDDKDSEIAALRAGADDYIKKPFDFDILLARIEARLRFGGTNVIEIEDLIINPDEEKIIYQGEEIELKGKPFEVLTHLARHRDQIVSKEQLLDAIWEEPELVTPNVIEVAINQIRQKMDKPLNIATIETIRRRGYRFCYPSIEPEELDSDI; encoded by the coding sequence ATGAGAATATTGATTGTTGAAGACGAGATTACATTAAATAGAACACTTCAAGAAGGTTTACAAGATTTTGGATACCAAGTAGATACTGCAGAGAATTTTAAAGATGCTGAGTATTTTATAGAAATCAGAAACTATGATTTGATTTTAACAGATTGGATGTTACCTGATGGTGATGGTATAGACTTAGCAAAAAGTGTAAAAACAAAAAGTGCAAGAACTTCTGTAGTTGTATTATCAGCTAGAGATGATAAAGATAGCGAAATTGCTGCACTTAGAGCTGGTGCTGATGATTATATTAAAAAACCTTTTGATTTTGATATCTTACTTGCAAGAATTGAAGCAAGATTAAGATTTGGTGGTACAAATGTTATAGAAATAGAAGATTTGATTATAAATCCAGATGAAGAAAAAATCATATATCAAGGTGAAGAAATAGAGCTAAAAGGTAAGCCTTTTGAAGTTTTAACACACTTAGCAAGACATAGAGATCAAATCGTATCAAAAGAGCAATTACTTGATGCAATTTGGGAAGAGCCTGAACTTGTAACACCAAATGTTATAGAAGTTGCTATTAATCAAATTAGACAAAAAATGGATAAGCCATTAAATATTGCAACAATTGAGACAATTAGAAGAAGAGGGTATAGATTTTGTTACCCAAGTATAGAACCAGAAGAATTGGATTCAGATATATAA
- a CDS encoding sensor histidine kinase, whose translation MKTISIYKEFYTKLIIATSLFILTLFFIFYGFTRATIYEEIRDEMMEDAQLIYRVSFDVATNQPSFTVITSSNVYVDLVTVKNLTTTQFKEYKKGNETFVELLYPFNLADQTFIKIVKNTTSHEKMLSRISNNLIFLIVGGAIMIILYALAISKTLLLPILQLTNKLSKMNENFLVEINTKTLPIEFHPLANSINNLTNRIKTFVKYQKELFIGSAHELKTPLAVMKLKNEVTLKKKRELEQYEDVLRLNINSINDMNKMITSFLDIGRQEGAQFEKPIELDMIDFLDRRIKDYRLLTTDKNITLEFVKNCDTFITIIQPTLVLQIIQNFVQNAIKFSPNNSKIQVVAKKKNDTLKISVIDEGSGIDESVDLFAPFKRIGNSAGAGLGLFLAKSAADALGAVIGLRNRKDGISGTVAFVILYSNPACKVGVGRKT comes from the coding sequence ATGAAAACTATAAGCATTTATAAGGAGTTTTATACAAAACTTATAATTGCGACTAGTCTATTTATTCTTACTTTATTTTTTATATTTTATGGCTTTACAAGAGCTACTATTTATGAAGAAATTAGAGATGAGATGATGGAAGACGCCCAGTTAATTTACAGGGTGTCTTTTGATGTTGCTACAAATCAACCATCTTTTACCGTAATAACAAGCAGTAATGTATATGTAGATTTAGTTACTGTAAAAAATCTTACAACAACTCAGTTTAAAGAGTACAAAAAAGGGAATGAAACTTTTGTAGAGCTTTTATACCCTTTTAATTTAGCTGATCAAACTTTTATAAAAATTGTAAAAAATACAACTTCTCATGAGAAAATGTTAAGCAGAATCTCCAATAATTTGATTTTTCTTATTGTTGGTGGAGCCATTATGATTATACTTTATGCTTTGGCAATATCAAAAACTCTTTTACTCCCAATATTACAACTAACCAATAAACTATCAAAAATGAATGAAAATTTTTTAGTAGAGATAAATACAAAAACTTTGCCTATAGAATTTCACCCTTTAGCAAATTCTATTAATAACCTTACAAATAGAATCAAAACATTTGTTAAATATCAAAAAGAGCTTTTTATTGGCTCAGCACACGAACTAAAGACTCCACTAGCAGTAATGAAGCTAAAAAATGAGGTTACATTAAAGAAAAAAAGAGAATTAGAACAATATGAAGATGTATTAAGACTGAATATTAACTCAATAAATGATATGAATAAAATGATAACATCTTTTTTAGATATTGGTAGACAAGAAGGGGCTCAGTTTGAAAAACCTATTGAGCTTGATATGATAGATTTTTTGGATAGAAGAATAAAAGATTATAGACTTCTTACTACAGATAAAAATATTACCCTTGAGTTTGTAAAAAATTGTGATACTTTTATAACAATAATCCAGCCAACTTTAGTGCTTCAAATAATCCAAAATTTTGTACAAAATGCTATAAAATTCTCTCCAAATAATAGCAAGATACAAGTAGTTGCAAAAAAGAAAAATGATACTTTGAAAATTAGTGTTATTGATGAAGGTAGTGGAATAGATGAGAGTGTGGACTTGTTTGCACCATTTAAAAGAATTGGAAATAGTGCTGGTGCTGGGTTAGGACTTTTCTTAGCAAAAAGTGCTGCTGATGCACTAGGTGCTGTTATAGGATTGAGAAACAGAAAAGATGGTATAAGTGGAACAGTAGCATTTGTTATACTTTACTCAAATCCAGCTTGTAAGGTTGGGGTTGGGCGTAAGACCTAG
- a CDS encoding CoA-binding protein, translated as MECEFPTVNSNKDEIKKILESTKTIAIIGLSPDESKDSNRVARYLQSAGYKIIPVYPKEDTILGETVYRTLADIPSNVDLVNIFRKPEFVEVVVDEAIKRGDVKTIWTQKGIVNNNAAQRAIETGMQVVQNHCTMVEHRQLFV; from the coding sequence ATGGAATGTGAATTTCCAACTGTAAATTCGAACAAAGATGAAATAAAAAAGATTCTCGAAAGTACAAAAACTATTGCAATTATCGGACTTAGTCCAGATGAAAGCAAAGATAGCAATCGTGTTGCAAGATACCTTCAAAGTGCTGGTTATAAAATTATTCCAGTTTATCCTAAAGAAGATACAATCTTAGGTGAAACAGTATACAGAACTCTAGCAGATATACCTTCTAATGTAGATTTAGTAAATATATTTAGAAAACCAGAATTTGTAGAAGTTGTTGTAGATGAAGCTATCAAAAGAGGCGATGTCAAAACTATATGGACTCAAAAAGGGATAGTAAATAATAATGCTGCTCAAAGAGCGATTGAAACAGGGATGCAAGTAGTGCAAAATCACTGCACAATGGTTGAGCATAGACAACTATTTGTGTGA
- a CDS encoding DHH family phosphoesterase: MKYFHISHTDLDGYTCQLIAKEFFPHGTYINANYGLEVKLSLDYVANKIEELQGENILIIISDLNLNYDEAKWLDDKIKELSNTNNIKLQLLDHHISGQKCADEFEWYYLDISRSATKIVYDYFNTHYIFTEKTQKWLAPLVNAVNAVDIWLDNEIYNFEFGKVCMHMMKYCNEINQFLFADESRNFRHYLLKEASNYIPFENGHIRLDNDFHTIKKNYLKITNQDDTLDNLVATKLVNMLGEKKEYLTIHYGSHKGLLTYTLGSISIVANEFLKHNSDFDFFADISKRGVASFRAKGNLDVSKLASKLANGGGHKNAAGCKFEDFKETIYYDDVKNFFQKKLNLLG; this comes from the coding sequence ATGAAATATTTTCATATATCCCATACAGATTTAGATGGCTATACTTGCCAGCTTATTGCCAAAGAATTCTTCCCTCATGGTACATATATCAATGCAAACTATGGATTAGAAGTAAAACTATCTCTTGATTATGTTGCTAATAAAATCGAAGAACTTCAAGGTGAAAATATATTAATAATAATTAGTGACTTAAATCTAAATTATGATGAAGCAAAATGGCTTGATGATAAAATAAAAGAGCTATCAAATACAAATAATATAAAATTACAATTACTAGATCACCATATATCTGGACAAAAATGTGCCGATGAATTTGAGTGGTATTATCTTGATATTAGTCGTTCTGCAACAAAAATTGTATATGATTATTTTAATACCCATTATATTTTTACTGAAAAGACTCAAAAATGGCTAGCACCCTTAGTAAATGCAGTTAATGCGGTTGATATTTGGTTAGATAATGAGATATATAATTTTGAATTTGGCAAAGTTTGTATGCATATGATGAAATATTGTAATGAAATAAACCAATTTTTATTTGCAGATGAGAGTAGAAATTTTAGACATTACCTACTAAAAGAAGCTTCAAATTATATCCCTTTTGAAAATGGACATATTAGACTTGATAATGACTTCCATACTATAAAGAAAAACTATCTTAAGATTACAAATCAAGATGATACTTTGGATAATCTTGTTGCTACAAAACTTGTCAATATGTTAGGTGAGAAAAAAGAGTATTTAACCATACACTATGGCTCACATAAAGGTCTTTTAACATATACTTTAGGCTCAATATCTATAGTAGCAAATGAGTTCTTAAAACACAATAGTGATTTTGACTTTTTTGCAGATATAAGCAAAAGAGGGGTTGCCTCTTTTAGAGCAAAAGGAAACCTAGATGTTAGTAAGCTTGCTTCAAAACTTGCAAATGGTGGTGGACATAAAAATGCTGCTGGTTGTAAATTTGAAGACTTTAAAGAAACTATATACTATGATGATGTAAAAAACTTTTTTCAAAAAAAGTTAAATTTACTAGGATAA
- a CDS encoding Rrf2 family transcriptional regulator, whose product MLLTKKSEYAILALIAISKSNQPKNVDELAKELEISKSFLAKIMQNLSKHNVVNSYKGANGGFVLAKPSELITIFEITSIAEEKIPSVFECSPSINCCPSQKGACCGLWPTLNKLQNKINLFLSDLTLKELVE is encoded by the coding sequence ATGCTACTTACAAAAAAAAGTGAATATGCTATTTTAGCTCTTATTGCAATTTCTAAAAGCAATCAGCCAAAAAATGTAGATGAGTTGGCAAAAGAACTTGAAATTTCAAAATCATTTTTAGCAAAAATTATGCAAAATCTCTCAAAGCACAATGTTGTAAACTCATACAAAGGTGCTAATGGCGGATTTGTATTGGCAAAACCTAGCGAGTTAATCACAATTTTTGAAATAACATCAATAGCTGAAGAAAAAATCCCTTCTGTTTTTGAATGTTCTCCTTCAATCAACTGCTGTCCAAGTCAAAAAGGGGCTTGTTGTGGTTTATGGCCAACACTTAATAAACTTCAAAATAAAATAAATCTTTTTTTAAGTGATTTAACACTAAAGGAATTAGTAGAATGA
- the rpsO gene encoding 30S ribosomal protein S15: MALDQEVKSNIISKHQRNEKDTGSAEVQIALLSKQIAVLTEHLKTNHKDHSSRLGLLKMVGKRKRLLNYLKAKDYNKFTTLVSELGIRAK, translated from the coding sequence ATGGCTTTAGATCAGGAAGTAAAATCAAACATTATTTCTAAACATCAAAGAAATGAAAAAGATACAGGTTCTGCAGAGGTTCAAATTGCACTTTTATCAAAACAAATTGCAGTATTAACTGAGCACTTAAAAACAAATCACAAAGATCATTCATCAAGACTAGGTCTTTTAAAAATGGTAGGAAAAAGAAAAAGACTTCTTAACTATCTAAAAGCTAAAGATTACAACAAATTTACTACACTAGTAAGTGAATTAGGTATCAGAGCAAAATAA
- a CDS encoding DUF3817 domain-containing protein — MFKNHFSSFRVVSFLEGISYVLLLFIAMPLKYFADMPIFTKIIGMAHGILFILFIVYLYLAAKENAWGNKFNLLAFIASLVPFGTFVLEKKLKTMEKN; from the coding sequence ATGTTTAAAAATCATTTTTCAAGTTTTAGAGTAGTCTCATTTTTAGAGGGTATTTCGTATGTATTGCTACTTTTTATAGCAATGCCATTAAAGTATTTTGCTGATATGCCTATTTTTACAAAAATTATTGGTATGGCACATGGTATATTGTTTATATTGTTTATTGTATATTTATATTTAGCTGCAAAAGAAAATGCTTGGGGTAATAAATTTAATTTGTTAGCATTTATAGCTTCACTAGTTCCATTTGGTACATTTGTATTAGAGAAAAAACTAAAAACAATGGAAAAAAACTAA
- a CDS encoding peptidoglycan D,D-transpeptidase FtsI family protein: MKKEDKSYVVKTKKTAVLYFIFLVSVTIFSIVVFFIIHNEKRKIPREEITRSELAVRGDIISADGFKLATSKKIYKAYIDTRFLDPHKIELFVSLFSIYSNIPKQTIYQRLQTHNERKGTLILSHDIDSKTAKDLKELAFKLRRLGVFQSQTVNGSKILIGLNVDEIGEDRIYSYEQSLTPALGYITKTIEDDKRRVNGGKGIEHTYNDFLNDFKDGILKGSRDALSYISFNKKSVIRERIDGATTELSIPLKLQKHIEMVLDRHQTRLLSQEIITVVMDNKTGQILTIATTNRYNPNKIQTDDYEKLNIKAIEFPFEPGSVMKPITISMVMDKNRIKKNELFNAYNKGGRNSKGEFPKGSIKIDKFTISDDHQFDKNLLTLEDIVIFSSNIGTLQIAQRLSGREFYNDLVKFGFNRPTGIDLPFEKSGIVPSVGRLSAGESRGDDNIYKATVSYGHGMTATVMQLIKAYSVFSNDGKIIIPQVMKSITTQNGVKYTNTKKEEDQVVSAQTAHKMRDLLIKTVEKGTGRRAYIEGLQIGGKTGTARMPDASGKYAKEYISSFFGFVDDYSGNSYTIGVSTLRPKGTAWYHFYASEAAVPVFRDTVQTLIKLGYLNPKN; this comes from the coding sequence ATGAAAAAAGAAGATAAATCATATGTTGTAAAAACCAAAAAAACCGCAGTTTTATATTTTATTTTTTTAGTTAGTGTTACAATATTTAGTATAGTTGTATTTTTTATTATCCATAATGAAAAAAGAAAAATACCAAGAGAAGAGATAACAAGAAGTGAACTTGCTGTTCGTGGTGATATAATAAGTGCTGATGGATTCAAATTAGCTACCTCAAAAAAGATATACAAAGCATATATTGATACAAGATTTTTAGACCCACACAAAATAGAGCTCTTTGTAAGTCTTTTTTCCATATACAGTAATATCCCCAAACAAACAATTTATCAAAGATTACAAACGCACAATGAAAGAAAAGGAACTTTAATATTATCCCATGATATTGATTCAAAAACGGCAAAAGACTTAAAAGAACTAGCTTTTAAATTAAGAAGGCTTGGAGTTTTTCAATCCCAAACAGTAAATGGCTCTAAAATTCTAATAGGATTAAATGTAGATGAAATAGGTGAAGATAGAATATACTCATATGAGCAATCACTCACTCCAGCTTTAGGATACATCACAAAAACAATAGAAGATGACAAAAGAAGAGTAAATGGTGGCAAGGGGATAGAGCATACATATAATGATTTTTTAAATGATTTTAAAGATGGTATTTTAAAAGGCTCAAGAGATGCATTATCTTATATATCTTTTAATAAAAAAAGTGTAATTAGAGAGCGAATTGATGGTGCAACTACAGAGCTAAGTATCCCTTTAAAGCTCCAAAAACATATAGAAATGGTACTAGATAGACACCAAACTAGACTTTTATCACAAGAAATTATAACTGTTGTTATGGATAATAAAACAGGACAAATATTAACAATAGCTACAACAAATAGATACAACCCAAATAAAATTCAAACAGATGATTATGAAAAACTAAACATTAAAGCTATAGAGTTTCCATTTGAGCCAGGTTCTGTTATGAAACCAATAACCATATCTATGGTAATGGACAAAAACCGTATCAAAAAAAATGAACTTTTCAATGCATACAATAAAGGGGGAAGAAACTCTAAAGGAGAGTTTCCAAAAGGCTCTATAAAAATAGATAAATTTACAATTTCAGATGATCATCAATTTGATAAAAATCTTTTAACTTTGGAAGATATTGTGATTTTTTCCAGCAATATAGGGACACTACAAATTGCCCAAAGATTAAGTGGTAGAGAATTTTATAATGACTTAGTCAAATTTGGTTTTAATAGACCAACAGGAATAGACTTACCATTTGAAAAATCTGGAATTGTACCAAGTGTTGGAAGGCTAAGTGCTGGTGAAAGCAGAGGTGATGATAATATATATAAAGCCACAGTATCATATGGACATGGTATGACAGCAACTGTAATGCAACTTATAAAAGCATATAGTGTCTTTAGCAATGATGGCAAAATTATTATACCGCAAGTTATGAAATCAATTACAACCCAAAATGGTGTTAAATATACAAATACAAAAAAAGAAGAAGATCAAGTAGTATCAGCACAAACTGCACATAAAATGAGAGATTTGCTAATAAAAACTGTTGAAAAAGGGACTGGTAGAAGAGCTTATATTGAGGGACTTCAAATTGGAGGCAAAACAGGAACTGCAAGAATGCCTGATGCTAGTGGTAAATATGCAAAAGAGTATATAAGTTCATTTTTTGGTTTTGTTGATGATTATTCTGGTAATAGTTACACAATAGGAGTAAGTACACTTAGACCCAAAGGAACTGCATGGTACCACTTCTATGCGTCTGAAGCAGCTGTTCCAGTTTTTAGAGATACAGTTCAAACCCTTATTAAACTTGGCTATCTAAATCCAAAAAATTAA
- a CDS encoding FtsW/RodA/SpoVE family cell cycle protein, whose product METKSYTQPDYLLFVLATTLIIISIVFSYSLSVYTVLNYDYNQFHFFIRQLLVGCVSISIMWFLAHMQPDKIIKIIGFSLFFIFLTVMLLMPFLPSFLVTEAGGANRWIRLPGFSLSPVEFFKIGFIYFLAWSFHRRILDKPKKMSLKDETLLLLPYFGVFGLVVFLVAFLQKDLGQIVLLGLILFIMMIFANRSFKIFMILGAIAGVVITALILVAPHRINRVQSWWSMVQDGVLMFLPKWADEYLRVKEFPEPYQVGHSLNAIANGGFSGTGISEGFLKLGFLSEVHTDFVLAGITEEAGFFGLMIVLSLIMLVVWRIFKVSARVKDPIYHLFTLGIGLMIVIAFLINAYGISGIIPIKGIAVPFLSYGGSALLAMSICIGLVLSISKEVENE is encoded by the coding sequence ATGGAAACAAAGTCATATACGCAGCCTGATTATTTACTTTTTGTATTGGCAACTACGCTTATAATCATCAGTATAGTGTTTTCCTATTCCTTATCAGTGTACACAGTATTAAATTATGATTACAATCAATTTCATTTTTTTATAAGACAGTTACTTGTTGGTTGTGTTTCTATTTCAATTATGTGGTTTTTAGCCCATATGCAACCAGATAAGATAATCAAAATTATTGGATTTAGTTTATTTTTTATTTTTTTAACGGTAATGTTATTAATGCCATTTTTGCCATCATTTTTAGTTACTGAAGCTGGAGGTGCAAATAGATGGATTAGATTACCAGGGTTTTCTTTATCTCCTGTTGAGTTTTTTAAAATAGGTTTTATATATTTTTTAGCTTGGTCTTTTCATAGAAGAATATTAGACAAGCCAAAAAAAATGAGTCTAAAAGATGAAACACTTCTTCTTTTACCATATTTTGGTGTTTTTGGGCTTGTTGTTTTTTTAGTTGCTTTTTTGCAAAAAGATTTAGGTCAGATTGTTTTACTTGGGCTTATTTTATTTATTATGATGATTTTTGCCAATAGAAGTTTTAAAATTTTTATGATTTTAGGTGCAATTGCAGGTGTTGTTATTACCGCTTTGATTCTTGTGGCACCACACCGTATAAATAGGGTACAGAGTTGGTGGAGTATGGTTCAAGATGGTGTATTGATGTTTTTACCAAAATGGGCAGATGAATATCTTAGAGTAAAAGAGTTTCCAGAGCCATATCAGGTAGGGCATTCATTAAATGCCATTGCAAATGGTGGATTTAGCGGAACAGGTATAAGTGAGGGATTTTTGAAACTTGGTTTTTTAAGTGAAGTTCATACAGACTTTGTTCTTGCTGGGATTACTGAAGAGGCTGGTTTTTTTGGTTTAATGATAGTCCTTTCTTTGATAATGTTGGTTGTTTGGAGAATTTTTAAAGTTAGTGCAAGGGTAAAAGACCCAATTTATCATCTTTTTACACTAGGTATTGGGCTTATGATTGTTATTGCATTTTTAATAAATGCGTATGGAATTTCAGGAATTATACCTATTAAAGGGATTGCTGTTCCATTTTTGAGTTATGGGGGAAGTGCCTTGCTTGCTATGTCTATTTGTATAGGGCTTGTTTTATCTATTAGTAAAGAAGTTGAAAATGAGTAA
- the murG gene encoding undecaprenyldiphospho-muramoylpentapeptide beta-N-acetylglucosaminyltransferase yields MSNKQYIVVCGGGTGGHLKVAKTFIDELVTRGFKIIYIGSVSGQDKMWFENYDNIDVKIFLQTKGVVNQGFFGKFKSLFAILKLSFYVRKLLKEYDVKSVLSVGGFSAAPAVFATFLSGTNLFIHEQNSKMGALNKISSIWAKKLFTSYSKKFFLCDYPVDGAFFKSARIRKEIKSVIFLGGSQGARALNNFALYVAKDLTNRGIKIIHQCGKNDFKKVEQEYLNMQIDVELFDFSTNLVDYISKADFAVSRAGASTLWELCANNLPTLFIPYPYAASDHQYHNALFLKEKKLGFVLREKELDANKFLEILDTCDVEDLSKRLQDSIKTDGASRIVELIVDS; encoded by the coding sequence ATGAGTAATAAACAATATATTGTTGTATGTGGTGGTGGAACAGGTGGGCATTTAAAAGTTGCAAAAACTTTTATAGATGAGCTTGTAACTAGGGGTTTTAAAATAATATATATTGGTTCAGTTTCTGGACAAGACAAAATGTGGTTTGAGAATTATGACAATATAGATGTAAAAATATTTTTACAAACAAAAGGGGTTGTGAATCAAGGCTTTTTTGGAAAATTTAAATCACTTTTTGCAATATTAAAGTTATCATTTTATGTAAGAAAACTTTTAAAAGAGTATGATGTAAAAAGTGTATTAAGTGTAGGTGGCTTTAGTGCAGCACCAGCAGTTTTTGCTACATTTTTAAGTGGTACAAATCTTTTTATTCATGAACAAAACTCAAAAATGGGAGCTTTAAATAAAATAAGTTCTATTTGGGCAAAAAAGCTATTTACCTCTTACAGCAAAAAGTTTTTTTTATGTGATTATCCTGTAGATGGTGCTTTTTTTAAGAGTGCTAGAATAAGAAAAGAGATTAAAAGTGTTATATTTCTAGGTGGTTCACAAGGTGCTAGAGCACTTAATAATTTTGCCTTATATGTGGCAAAAGATTTGACAAATAGAGGTATAAAAATCATCCATCAATGTGGAAAGAATGACTTTAAAAAAGTTGAACAAGAATATCTCAATATGCAAATAGATGTGGAGTTATTTGATTTTAGCACAAACTTGGTTGATTATATATCAAAAGCTGATTTTGCAGTAAGTAGAGCAGGAGCTAGTACACTTTGGGAACTATGTGCAAATAATCTGCCTACACTTTTCATCCCTTATCCTTATGCAGCAAGTGACCACCAATACCATAATGCACTTTTTCTTAAAGAGAAAAAATTGGGGTTTGTTTTAAGAGAAAAAGAACTTGATGCTAATAAGTTTCTTGAAATTTTGGATACTTGTGATGTTGAAGATTTGAGCAAAAGGCTTCAAGATAGCATTAAGACTGATGGGGCTAGTAGAATTGTTGAGTTAATAGTTGATAGTTAA